One part of the Cyprinus carpio isolate SPL01 chromosome B12, ASM1834038v1, whole genome shotgun sequence genome encodes these proteins:
- the LOC109084537 gene encoding serine-rich coiled-coil domain-containing protein 2-like isoform X2 has translation MERKSVKQLNMVSRLPKFASCPSGTTMTALPQGSALPVSSSESKGGPLVRHNKSTSLQSLNWRKGEEDIGNKVQHSDSLDQETSATSITPVMVTKKPSPAAAVKCKSAVPTSQSSFPRSILQPSKTFPRMTTPKHHSTVNLLYNDMASQNGVSVGNGRCGSLGPGVGHVSQQRTLQSKLSLSNDSIKSDSTDSIVRSQSFTNSKRVTCPTNPPITRSFSFNKASELAKELPRPLAQSPVAKSSLIQPNTVLSEEKVNKYGIPRPAVTTSSHLLQTNTIKKSLLPSFSGNKPSVLSYRLTRPTLTKHPRPVLLGIVQKDAELSKNVQDTTKIAETSSEPSSNIESIETSPNETYFEAKETEGSLGPSLEDMSLSSSSSVEHNDTSEEYMDDFDNLGNGGETLLLPVLSDGLDHFGLCKDDSALISMCNEESTRNEVTSLHTFLSETVDWAGMGLAAVKDGFEHETLSPVGDFPHGSSLDLSPSDSSGGTYMWDEEGMEALGGSGHPCGSFDSDLNSMDILDNLENVESCDLEEDDLMLDLDRSEDASLHSETDGTSPYECSEKDGWPTQRRRRQQLWGRRDQFRRKNRSGILQSFDGLEEQGLERSRSDHVTLDELTLKLMTQDCSSVKEQLLQLKTLLQMETDSSVEDTLEANTPSSTDQSLLDQKVALLLKEVQELRDELRSKDRMIAELSQQLSSPVEDMQCCCLQGSEANKESPEHQDKDTQTLWKAHNGILLAPILSSWQHSQRGSVQPCAPRHHRQRVEHLVHYFRDTACFRYYRLPDSYPTSSTTMKDFQVQSLQRPLLTVWMPSLVTTH, from the exons ATGGAAAGGAAGTCTGTCAAACAGCTCAACATGGTCTCCAGGCTGCCCAAGTTTGCTTCCTGTCCCTCAGGCACCACCATGACTGCCCTTCCCCAAGGATCAGCCCTCCCGGTTTCCTCCTCAGAGTCTAAAGGTGGACCTCTAGTCAGGCACAATAAATCGACAAGTCTACAATCCCTAAATTGGAGAAAGGGTGAAGAGGACATTGGAAACAAAGTTCAACATTCTGACAGCTTGGATCAGGAGACTAGTGCAACTAGCATAACACCAGTGATGGTGACTAAAAAGCCTTCCCCTGCAGCTGCAGTAAAATGTAAAAGTGCAGTCCCCACTTCACAAAGTAGTTTCCCCAGGAGCATACTTCAGCCTAGCAAAACCTTTCCCCGCATGACTACACCGAAACATCACTCAACAGTGAATCTCCTGTATAATGACATGGCTTCTCAGAATGGAGTAAGTGTTGGTAATGGGCGATGTGGCTCCTTAGGGCCCGGTGTTGGTCATGTATCCCAACAAAGAACCCTGCAGAGCAAACTATCCCTGTCCAACGACAGCATCAAGTCTGACTCTACAGACAGCATAGTGCGCTCTCAGAGTTTCACCAACTCCAAGAGGGTAACGTGCCCAACCAACCCACCTATTACCCGCTCCTTCTCCTTTAACAAAGCTTCAGAGCTTGCTAAAGAACTTCCCAGACCATTGGCACAGTCTCCAGTAGCTAAATCATCCCTCATACAGCCAAATACAGTATTATCCGAagagaaagtaaataaatatggaaTTCCAAGGCCTGCTGTAACTACTAGCAGTCATCTTTTGCAGACTAACACAATAAAGAAATCCCTTTTACCCAGCTTTTCAGGTAACAAACCTTCTGTGCTTAGTTATAGACTTACACGTCCAACACTAACCAAACACCCCCGCCCTGTTCTCCTTGGAATTGTTCAAAAAGACGCAGAATTGAGTAAAAATGTCCAAGACACTACAAAGATAGCAGAAACCAGTTCAGAACCAAGTAGCAACATTGAAAGTATTGAAACTTCCCCAAATGAGACTTATTTTGAAGCAAAGGAGACTGAGGGGAGTCTGGGGCCCTCCTTGGAGGATATGTCGCTATCATCGTCCTCCTCTGTGGAGCACAATGACACTAGTGAAGAGTACATGGATGACTTTGATAATCTCGGGAATGGAGGTGAGACCCTGCTGCTGCCTGTCCTCAGTGATGGGTTAGACCACTTCGGGCTATGTAAAGATGACAGCGCTCTAATTAGCATGTGCAATGAGGAATCCACGAGGAATGAGGTGACCAGCCTGCACACCTTCTTATCCGAAACTGTTGACTGGGCAGGGATGGGCCTCGCAG CTGTTAAAGATGGCTTTGAGCATGAGACGTTGTCTCCTGTAGGTGATTTTCCTCATGGATCGTCTTTGGACCTGTCACCCTCAGACAGCTCTGGAGGGACTTACATGTGGGACGAGGAGGGAATGGAGGCACTGGGAGGCTCTGGACACCCATGTGGAAGCTTTGACTCTGATCTCAACAGCATG GACATTCTCGACAACCTGGAGAATGTGGAGTCATGTGACCTGGAGGAAGATGACCTCATGTTGGATTTGGACCGGTCTGAAGATGCATCTTTACACAGCG AAACTGATGGGACATCACCTTATGAATGCTCAGAGAAAGATGGCTGGCCAACTCAGAGGAGGAGACGACAGCAGCTCTGGGGCAGGCGTGATCAGTTCCGTCGTAAAAACAG AAGTGGCATTTTGCAGTCATTTGACGGGCTCGAGGAACAGGGGCTGGAGAGGTCAAGGTCAGACCATGTGACATTGGATGAGTTGACTCTGAAACTCATGACTCAAGACTGCTCTTCTGTCAAAGAACAGCTGCTTCAACTGAAGACACTGCTTCAG atgGAGACAGATAGTTCAGTTGAAGATACTTTAGAGGCTAATACTCCATCATCCACTGACCAATCTTTACTTGACCAGAAG GTGGCGCTGCTCCTGAAAGAGGTTCAAGAACTGAGAGATGAGCTCAGAAGCAAAGATAGGATGATCGCTGAACTTTCCCAACAGCTG tCTTCTCCAGTAGAGGATATGCAGTGCTGCTGCTTGCAGGGTTCAGAAGCTAACAAGGAGTCACCGGAGCACCAGGACAAGGATACTCAAACCTTGTGGAAGGCACATAAT GGCATTTTGCTTGCCCCTATCCTCTCCTCTTGGCAACACTCACAGCGGGGGAGTGTGCAGCCATGTGCACCACGTCACCACAGACAAA GAGTGGAGCATCTAGTACATTACTTCAGAGACACTGCGTG